The following are from one region of the Nicotiana tomentosiformis chromosome 7, ASM39032v3, whole genome shotgun sequence genome:
- the LOC138895545 gene encoding secreted RxLR effector protein 161-like, with protein MEEPGSSVDQKLYRRMIGSLLYLTASIPDIIFSVGLRVIFQANPKESHLTAVKRILRYLKGTIDLCLWYAKDSNFNLVGYVDADFAGFLVDRKRTSGMAHFLSSCLMSWATKKQNSVALSTAEAEYVDAASCCAQFLWIKQKLKDFGIDVSCIPIFCDNTNAISMTKNQIHHKRTKHIDVRHHFFEG; from the coding sequence atggaagaacctggttcatctgtcgatcagaagttgtataggagaatgattggctcattgttgtatctcactgccaGTATACCTGACATTATTTTTAGTGTAGGCCTTCGTGTAATATTTCAGGCAAATccgaaggagtctcacttgactgctgtcaaaAGAATTTtaagatatctaaaaggcaccattGATCTCTGTCTTTGGTATGCAAAAGAtagtaatttcaatcttgtgGGATACGTTGATGCTGATtttgcaggttttcttgtggatagaaagagaacCTCAGGCATGGCACACTTTCTTAGCTCATGTCTtatgtcttgggccaccaaaaagcaaaattcagtggccttatctactgctgaagctgagtatgttgatgctgcttcatgttgtgctcaattttTGTGGATCAAACAGAAATTAaaggactttggaattgatgttagttgtattcccattttttgtgataacactaatgctattagtatgaccaagaaccagATTCaccacaagagaactaagcacatagatgttaggcatcacttttttgagggataa